In Streptomyces sp. NBC_00878, a single window of DNA contains:
- a CDS encoding HAMP domain-containing sensor histidine kinase — MRKVVRRFQALPIRSRLALLVAAAVAFGVAAVSVTCWFIVQGKLYEQVDSRLNSFSSKLEETQVNALLTACPKDVNDTTGAMQQRTFYYMQVVKADGETCVFTNSEGVLKATNADKELAEEPDPRIRVSHNTTDNDGNNVRVLTRAIVVGSPGLGPQVYPETALMIGISLKDTEKTLNDLALILLLVSGIGVLGAGAAGLAVARAGLRPVDKLTEAVEHVARTEDLTIRIPVEDDSEDEIARLSRSFNSMTASLATSRELQQQLIADAGHELRTPLTSLRTNIELLTRSEETGRPIPEADRKALLASVKAQMTELAALIGDLQTLSRSEAGTPADRIQVVSLQDTVEAALRRARLRGPELTIVADVAPWFVRAEPSALERAIVNILDNAVKFSPEGGTIDVTLRHGRLTVRDHGPGIPADELPHVFDRFWRSPSARALPGSGLGLSIVARTVQQAGGDVALSPATGGGTVATIRLPGAPTPPPDLP, encoded by the coding sequence GTGAGGAAGGTAGTACGCCGGTTCCAGGCATTGCCGATCCGGTCACGGCTGGCGTTGCTCGTCGCCGCAGCGGTGGCGTTCGGAGTGGCCGCGGTTTCGGTGACGTGCTGGTTCATCGTGCAGGGGAAGCTGTACGAGCAGGTCGACTCACGGCTCAACAGCTTCAGCTCGAAGCTGGAGGAGACCCAGGTCAACGCCCTACTCACTGCCTGTCCCAAGGACGTGAACGATACGACCGGTGCCATGCAGCAGCGGACCTTCTACTACATGCAGGTCGTGAAGGCGGACGGTGAGACCTGCGTCTTCACCAACTCCGAAGGCGTTCTGAAGGCGACGAATGCTGACAAGGAGCTGGCGGAGGAGCCCGATCCGAGGATCCGCGTCTCCCACAACACCACCGACAACGACGGCAACAATGTCCGGGTGCTGACCCGCGCCATCGTGGTGGGAAGCCCTGGTCTCGGCCCTCAGGTGTACCCCGAGACCGCCCTGATGATCGGTATCTCGCTCAAGGACACCGAGAAGACCCTCAACGACCTCGCTCTCATCCTCCTCCTCGTCTCCGGCATCGGGGTCTTGGGCGCCGGGGCGGCGGGCCTGGCCGTGGCCCGCGCCGGCCTCCGTCCCGTCGACAAGCTCACCGAAGCCGTCGAGCACGTGGCCCGCACCGAAGACCTCACCATCCGTATCCCGGTCGAGGACGACAGCGAGGACGAGATCGCCCGCCTCTCCCGTTCCTTCAACTCGATGACGGCGTCGCTGGCGACCTCCCGCGAATTGCAACAACAGCTCATCGCCGACGCCGGGCACGAACTGCGTACCCCCCTCACCTCCCTCCGTACGAACATCGAGCTGCTCACCCGGAGCGAGGAGACGGGGCGGCCCATCCCCGAGGCGGACCGGAAGGCGCTGCTCGCCTCCGTGAAGGCCCAGATGACCGAACTGGCCGCGCTGATCGGCGACTTGCAGACGCTTTCGCGGTCGGAGGCAGGCACGCCGGCGGACCGCATCCAGGTGGTCTCGTTGCAGGACACGGTCGAGGCGGCCCTGCGCCGGGCCCGCCTGCGCGGCCCGGAGCTGACGATCGTCGCGGACGTGGCCCCCTGGTTCGTACGGGCGGAGCCCTCCGCGCTGGAGCGGGCGATCGTGAACATCCTCGACAACGCGGTGAAGTTCAGCCCCGAGGGCGGCACGATCGACGTCACCCTCAGGCACGGCCGGCTGACCGTACGGGACCACGGCCCCGGCATCCCCGCCGACGAACTCCCGCACGTCTTCGACCGCTTCTGGCGCTCCCCGAGCGCCCGCGCCCTGCCCGGTTCGGGCCTGGGCCTGTCCATCGTGGCCCGTACGGTCCAACAGGCGGGCGGCGACGTGGCGTTGAGCCCGGCCACGGGCGGCGGCACGGTGGCAACGATCCGGTTGCCAGGCGCCCCGACACC